In one window of Methanoculleus chikugoensis DNA:
- the carA gene encoding glutamine-hydrolyzing carbamoyl-phosphate synthase small subunit, with protein MKAVLGLEDGTSVVGDGFGVEGTCSGELVFTTQMTGYMEALTDPSYAGQVLMFTYPLIGNYGVDRQNFESSKVHPQGCVAREIARVPAARPSVAEYFEENGLLGISGVDTRSLTIKTRTVGTLKASLIVGSDDGDEAVRRARAAPPIGDVDLIGSVSCPEPYRIAGSGKRIAVIDLGVKRHILESLGRRGADIHVFPHTAAPDEVMAAKPDALFVGNGPGDPRRATHAIRCVRDLAGEVPIIGICMGIQVTALALGAETYKMKFGHRGANQPVRYRDGSISITTQNHGFAVDEETLPEGCTVSYRNVNDGTIEGFENSDLNITCVQFHPEAHGGPRDTEMRFFDRIYREIP; from the coding sequence ATGAAGGCGGTTCTGGGTCTTGAAGACGGAACATCTGTTGTGGGAGATGGTTTTGGCGTTGAGGGGACATGTTCCGGCGAACTCGTCTTCACAACGCAGATGACCGGTTACATGGAGGCATTGACCGACCCCAGTTATGCCGGGCAGGTTTTAATGTTTACGTATCCCCTCATCGGGAATTATGGTGTAGACCGGCAGAATTTTGAGAGTTCGAAGGTTCACCCGCAGGGCTGCGTCGCGCGCGAGATCGCACGCGTTCCCGCGGCACGACCCTCGGTTGCAGAATATTTTGAAGAGAACGGCCTTCTCGGGATATCGGGCGTCGATACCCGCAGCCTGACGATAAAGACCCGGACGGTCGGCACGCTCAAGGCGTCGCTCATCGTCGGGAGCGACGATGGGGACGAGGCGGTCAGGCGCGCCCGGGCAGCACCCCCGATCGGTGACGTCGACCTCATCGGGAGCGTCTCCTGCCCCGAGCCTTACCGGATCGCCGGTTCCGGAAAGCGGATCGCCGTCATCGATCTCGGGGTGAAGCGGCACATTCTTGAGAGCCTCGGCCGCCGGGGCGCCGATATTCACGTCTTCCCGCACACCGCAGCACCGGACGAGGTGATGGCGGCAAAACCCGACGCACTCTTCGTCGGCAACGGCCCCGGCGACCCGAGGAGGGCGACGCACGCCATCCGGTGCGTCCGCGACCTCGCCGGCGAGGTGCCGATCATCGGCATCTGCATGGGCATCCAGGTGACCGCTCTTGCGCTCGGCGCCGAGACCTACAAGATGAAGTTCGGACACCGGGGGGCGAACCAGCCGGTCCGCTACAGGGACGGGAGCATCTCCATCACCACGCAGAACCACGGGTTCGCGGTGGACGAAGAGACCCTGCCCGAGGGCTGCACGGTCTCGTACCGGAACGTGAACGACGGCACTATCGAGGGGTTCGAGAACAGTGACCTCAATATCACCTGCGTCCAGTTCCACCCGGAGGCGCACGGCGGCCCCCGGGACACTGAGATGCGCTTCTTTGACCGCATATACAGGGAGATTCCGTAA
- the carB gene encoding carbamoyl-phosphate synthase large subunit: MPKKSHIKKVLIIGSGPIQIGQAAEFDFSGSQACRALREEGVEVVLVNSNPATIQTDPDTADVIYIEPLKAELVAKIIAKEKPDGILSGMGGQTGLNMTAELAEMGALEGVEILGTPLEAIYRGEDREQFRDLMNAIGEPVPRSMILEHMNQIDEAIREVGLPAIIRPAYTLGGSGGGVAHTPEEMRRICELGLARSRIHQVLVEESVAGWKEIEFEVMRDAADTCIIVCGMENVDPMGVHTGESVVVAPILTLRDDEFQTLRTAAIKIIRALDVQGGCNIQFAYRDGDYRIIEVNPRVSRSSALASKATGYPIARVAAKIAIGLRLDEIMNPVTGVTPASFEPAIDYVVVKVPRWPFDKFKSADRTLTTAMKSTGEVMAIGRTVEEAFKKALRSLDNDMQRHTNPSEIRMILTSPTDERFGCLFDAFRVGFTVEEVAGLTAIAPFFLEKVKNIVDLERKLETDFEPEDVRVARRHGFSDEDLLALTKKTAAEIEALSGTPTYKMVDTCAAEFPATTPYFYSTWEEECEIARNGAKKVLILGSGPIRIGQGIEFDYCTVHAVMALREEEGIEVHIVNNNPETVSTDADTSDRLFFEPMQLEDVMNILKKDDYYGVMVQFGGQNSVNLAVPLEAEIKRLGLPTKILGTSPDAMDAAEDRDRFSRLLARLEIPSPANSSAYSEEEARRMAGEIGYPVLVRPSYVLGGRAMELVHDETELESYIKEAVRVSRKHPVLIDSFLQSAVEIDVDAVCDGTDVLIGGIMEHIEWAGVHSGDSACVIPSQSLSPSVIARVRDYTKKIALGLGVVGLINIQYAVRNDVVYVLEANPRASRTVPFVAKATGIALAKIAAKVMVGHKLADMGVAAPEIEHVAVKEVLLPFNKLPGVDTVLGPEMKSTGEVMGIDYDFGRAYYKACTAADNTLPTTGNIFISVTDEQKEELLPVARKLRELGLSLYGTSGTVDFLTQNGVEANLVRKVQEGSPNVIDAMRSGNIRLIINTPADKASRQDHIQIMRAAVDYGIPYITTLQAARAAAMAIDAIKREEITLEPLGHYHGLA; encoded by the coding sequence ATGCCGAAGAAATCTCATATCAAGAAAGTTCTTATCATCGGCTCCGGCCCCATCCAGATCGGGCAGGCGGCCGAGTTTGACTTCTCGGGGTCGCAGGCCTGCCGCGCGCTCCGGGAGGAGGGGGTCGAGGTCGTCCTCGTGAACTCGAACCCCGCGACGATCCAGACCGACCCCGATACGGCGGACGTCATCTACATCGAGCCTCTGAAGGCCGAACTCGTCGCGAAGATCATCGCAAAAGAGAAGCCTGACGGGATCCTGAGCGGGATGGGCGGCCAGACCGGCCTCAACATGACCGCGGAACTCGCGGAGATGGGTGCGCTCGAGGGTGTCGAGATCCTGGGCACACCGCTCGAGGCGATCTACCGGGGCGAAGACCGCGAACAGTTCCGCGACCTGATGAACGCCATCGGCGAACCCGTCCCCCGGAGCATGATTCTCGAGCACATGAACCAGATCGACGAGGCGATCCGCGAGGTCGGTCTCCCGGCGATCATCCGGCCGGCATACACCCTGGGCGGCTCCGGCGGCGGCGTGGCGCACACGCCCGAGGAGATGCGGCGGATATGCGAGCTCGGGCTCGCCCGCTCCCGGATTCACCAGGTGCTCGTGGAAGAGAGCGTCGCCGGGTGGAAGGAGATCGAGTTCGAGGTGATGCGGGACGCGGCCGACACCTGCATCATCGTCTGCGGTATGGAGAACGTCGACCCGATGGGCGTCCACACCGGCGAGAGCGTCGTCGTTGCGCCCATCCTCACCCTGCGGGACGACGAGTTCCAGACGCTCCGGACCGCCGCGATAAAGATCATCCGGGCGCTCGACGTCCAGGGCGGGTGCAACATCCAGTTCGCCTACCGTGACGGCGATTACCGGATCATCGAGGTGAACCCCCGGGTCTCGCGGTCGTCCGCGCTCGCCTCCAAGGCGACCGGCTACCCGATCGCCCGGGTCGCGGCAAAGATCGCGATCGGGCTTCGGCTCGACGAGATCATGAACCCCGTGACCGGCGTCACCCCGGCATCCTTCGAGCCCGCCATCGACTACGTAGTGGTGAAGGTGCCCCGGTGGCCGTTCGATAAGTTCAAGTCGGCGGACCGGACGCTCACGACGGCGATGAAGAGCACCGGCGAGGTGATGGCGATCGGGCGGACGGTCGAGGAGGCGTTCAAGAAGGCGCTCCGGTCGCTCGACAACGACATGCAGCGGCACACGAACCCGAGCGAAATCCGGATGATCCTGACGTCCCCGACGGACGAGCGGTTCGGGTGCCTCTTCGATGCCTTCCGCGTGGGGTTCACGGTCGAGGAGGTTGCCGGCCTCACGGCGATCGCGCCGTTCTTCCTTGAAAAGGTCAAGAACATCGTCGACCTCGAGCGGAAGCTCGAGACCGATTTCGAACCGGAGGACGTCAGAGTCGCCCGGCGCCACGGTTTCTCGGACGAAGATCTCCTGGCGCTGACGAAGAAGACCGCCGCCGAGATCGAGGCTCTCTCCGGAACGCCGACCTACAAGATGGTGGACACCTGCGCCGCCGAGTTCCCGGCGACGACGCCCTACTTCTACTCCACCTGGGAGGAGGAGTGCGAGATCGCCCGGAACGGTGCGAAGAAGGTGCTGATCCTCGGTTCCGGGCCGATCCGGATCGGCCAGGGGATCGAGTTCGACTACTGCACCGTCCACGCGGTGATGGCGTTGCGCGAGGAAGAGGGGATCGAGGTCCATATCGTCAACAACAACCCCGAGACGGTCTCGACCGACGCCGACACCTCCGATCGACTCTTCTTTGAGCCGATGCAGCTTGAGGACGTCATGAACATCCTCAAGAAGGACGATTACTACGGCGTTATGGTCCAGTTCGGCGGCCAGAACTCGGTGAACCTGGCCGTGCCGCTGGAGGCGGAGATCAAGCGTCTCGGTCTGCCGACGAAGATCCTCGGCACGTCGCCCGACGCCATGGACGCGGCGGAAGACCGCGACCGGTTCAGCCGGCTCCTTGCCCGGCTCGAGATCCCGAGCCCGGCGAACAGTTCCGCCTACTCGGAGGAGGAGGCGCGGAGGATGGCCGGGGAGATCGGCTACCCGGTGCTGGTCAGGCCGTCCTACGTCCTCGGCGGGCGGGCGATGGAACTCGTCCACGACGAGACCGAACTCGAGAGTTACATCAAGGAGGCCGTCCGGGTGAGCCGGAAGCACCCGGTGCTGATCGACTCCTTCCTCCAGAGTGCCGTCGAGATCGACGTCGATGCAGTCTGTGACGGGACGGATGTCCTGATCGGCGGCATCATGGAACACATCGAGTGGGCCGGCGTCCATTCCGGCGACTCGGCCTGCGTCATACCGTCGCAGTCCCTCTCCCCTTCGGTGATCGCGCGGGTGCGGGACTACACGAAGAAGATCGCTCTCGGCCTCGGGGTCGTCGGGCTGATCAACATCCAGTATGCCGTCAGGAACGACGTGGTCTACGTGCTCGAGGCGAACCCGCGTGCGAGCCGGACGGTGCCGTTCGTCGCGAAGGCGACGGGCATCGCGCTCGCGAAGATCGCGGCGAAGGTGATGGTGGGGCACAAGCTCGCCGATATGGGTGTCGCCGCGCCCGAGATCGAGCATGTTGCGGTCAAAGAGGTGCTCCTGCCCTTCAACAAACTCCCCGGCGTCGACACCGTGCTCGGGCCGGAGATGAAGAGCACCGGCGAGGTGATGGGGATCGATTACGACTTCGGCCGCGCCTACTACAAGGCGTGCACCGCCGCGGACAATACCCTGCCGACGACGGGAAATATCTTCATCTCGGTGACGGACGAACAGAAGGAGGAACTCCTGCCGGTTGCCCGGAAACTCCGAGAACTCGGCCTCTCGCTCTACGGCACGAGCGGGACGGTCGACTTCCTCACCCAGAACGGCGTCGAGGCGAACCTGGTGCGGAAGGTCCAGGAAGGATCCCCGAACGTCATCGATGCGATGCGTTCCGGCAACATCCGGCTGATCATCAACACCCCGGCGGACAAGGCGTCCCGGCAGGATCACATCCAGATCATGCGCGCCGCCGTCGATTACGGCATCCCCTACATCACCACGCTCCAGGCGGCGCGGGCGGCGGCGATGGCGATCGACGCCATCAAGCGCGAGGAGATCACCCTCGAACCGCTCGGGCACTATCACGGGCTGGCGTAA